The Xyrauchen texanus isolate HMW12.3.18 chromosome 13, RBS_HiC_50CHRs, whole genome shotgun sequence genome contains the following window.
tgccatttttgacctaatatttaccttaagacatgtcagtttattgcatactgtggcaactcaaaaacaaacacaaagacaatgttaagcttcatttaacaaaccaaatagatttcagttgtgtttgatataatggctagtgattttctagtaccaaattagcaatttagcatgattactcaaggataaggtgttggagtgatggctgctgaaaatggggtctgacttttttcaaatagtgatggtgctgttttttacatcagtaatgtcctgactatactttgtgatctgttgaatgccactttggtgaattaaagtaccaaattccttccgaaacagtaaaatcagttcattattccaaacttttggccaccagtgtaaatatagatgacctcaaagcacaTGGATTAAAAGCCTCAAAACTCTAgtataaggccacatccacagtaAAATCTTcagttgaaaatgcattgattttgctatgtttacaactctcatccacactggattgacattttcctccaccaaaaactaCTCTTGTGTACTGCATACTTCTGAAAACGAAGGCATAAAGAAATCGACAATGAAGTATGGAATTAGCCTTAATTTTTGAGGGCCTTTAAGCTTTCCCTCTTATGACACGTCCACACTAAAACGTTTTTGGTTTTCTAAGTATTCCAAACTAGAGAGCATTTGTGAAAGTCTCAGTTTTTAGTTGGGAAATTACATTCTAGTGGGGTTGAGAGCCGTAAACCTGGCATGATCAATGCATTTCAACTAAAAACATTACATTGAGGACGTGGTCTAAGAAGCTTTTCAGAATAATTTCTTGCAGTTTCTTCATCGAAAAACACTTACAGATAATATTGCaaagaaaaatgacattattGACTAGCTTTTGTGATCCATCTGCTTCCTTCTGTAGAAATGTGAAACGGTCCATCAGATATTTAGAGCATTTTATTTGAGTGGACCTTTTCACCCACTGGAGAGAAAGAAATAGACCACAAGCTGCTGAGCTGTTGACACTTTCCGACTGTTTTCAGACCAGTATTAGTTTATCTTTGAACATTTTCAGCCGCAGTCCGTGGCCTCAGATAAGCGCTCAAGGAAAGCATATAGTCCAATGCACTTGccttattaaatatacatttctaGCAGCCCTGCGTTCCTGCCTTGTGTAAAGATGCACTCCATATATTGCTGCCTTTTGGCCTTCTTCCATCTAGTGCATTAATACAGCAGTTATAGTCTGGTGGAGAGAAACACTTATTTGAAAAGCAAGCCATGAATATTTTATACAACACAGTTCAGTGTAAACTTTTCTTCATCTTCTAGTGCAATTTACACTTTATTGTACTGTATTTAGACTCTAAGTGGCAGCTAAAATGTTTCTTCCAAATCTATGCGAAAGTTTATATAAACATTACAGAATAGTTAGGGGGGAAAAAAGCTGTTTAAGCTTGTCTGTTATTTAAGGATGGCATTTGAGCTCTAAGTAGTGTTCTAGCTGTAGCAGTCTGAATGTTCTTTAGCATGGCAATGGACAATAAATAAAGTGACAGCGGGCTTTTGCCCAGGCCAGTTTCCTGAATCCGATGCACTGAACTGATAAAGGAATAGTGGATCTAAAGTAAGCATTTTCCAAATATCACTGTCAGAGGGGTTTTATAGATCTTTTATAATCTCACCCAGCAATCTAAACAATATGCCAAATTTGAATATTGGACTATATTTTAGGTTATGAGGAGCATTATTTTAGTTCAAATGTCTTGCCATAGAGGAAGCTTTAGGCATAATCATAACTCTCCATTACAGAAAGAGAATTACTGTGAATAGGAAtcttaaagcaaaaataaaaggCAAAATTTAATGATATGATTCATTATCACAAATACATAAGTATGGTtcggtaaataaatgaaaatttgttaaaataacaaaaacattatacatgcattttaaCACCTTTTCTTCACATTGCTCTAATAGCAACACTTTAGCCATGCTAATATTCTATATTTGTAACATTTGCCTTTATCTGTATTTTCTGAGACCTAATTTATCAATTTATCAATAAAATAAGTTCCTTTAAATACAATACAGAAAGGTTCACTTTTACAACTATACACTTTATACATGGATTAGCACATTATACTGCCATAAATCTTCTTCAGAGGGAATGATCCTGGAATGGAAATGGCGGGAGACATTTGGATTCGCCATCAGATATGGTGATGCAAGATAGGTTGGGCAGACAGGGGCATGTATGATGGAGTCTCTTGCCAAAGAACGGCACCTAAGCAGAAAACAACAAGAGatttaatgcattacaaatagcacatgtacattacatttctgtgttttgtgtgtgtttctatttACTGTGTTTCTATAATACTTTATTATATGCATATTATGTTAGTGttattaatatatatgtaattgtatatatatatatatatatatatatatatatatatatatatatatatatatcatttagcTATTTTTCAAGCATACAGAAATGCACCCATAACTCTTACAACTCATTTGCAAtgatgcaaacaaaaataaaatctacTTTTTGTAGTTAACCCATTCAGTTCTAAGAAAGGAAAAAGTAGGCCTATATCTAATTATTAGGCTCTACAATTAGCATAGAAGGCAttcataatgtacatttttgtaacaaTGCTTTTTACGCATCTCACTTGTAAAAATAACCTACAACAGATTCTATATTTGTCAAACTACGTAAAAAATAAATTTGAAGATaaaaaggaatgaataacaaAGGCTCTGATTAGTAAAAAGCATGAGGAGAAAAGGGGGCATTAGGGACGAAGTGAGAAAATGAACCTTGTGGCTCATTGGATGACACTCCTCTCCCTCCTGACCCATCGGAATACACATTCGCAGGCTCCTGATCCACAGGCTGACTGCACAACACATGTCTCCTCCACATTGTGAGTCTTTCTCACATgcctgaacaaaaaaaaaacacaaaagcaggTCTTAGGagtttttactcattaaaaataCATCAGTATTTCACAAACCAATGATAAAATATTCAGTATCCACCAGAGATGGAGTCTTGATCTTGTGGTCTCAGTCTTGTGACCTGCCTAGACCACATAAAAATTGCCTTGGTCTTGGTTTGAATCTGGGTTTCAAGTGGTCTAGTCTTTGTCTTGACTTGAACTCTAGTGTCTACCTTATATAGTAAAATAGCCTTACACCCATTCTTAAGTATTTTAATGCTATTTTTAAATTAGTGAGTAGGTGCCAAACAGGTGGCATGAGACTTTCTCTTGGTGCAGTTGCATGGATCCAGGATACTAATATGCCTTGACAGGTCATGTAGGTTGGAGATCTCGTCGTGTTTGAGAATGGCCTTGCCTCTCTCTCAATCTCCATTAAGCCAGGGGTGTTCTGACAACCCTTTCACATATTTTGGGAGCACTGTATACTGCTCTCATGACAGGTGTGGTGGAAATGCCGCAATGGACATTCTTGTCAAATGCCACAGCACCTTCACTAACCCCTGAAATtctcagtgaattaaatacttcagtgttaaaggaatattactgGTTCAGTATAAGTTAAGCTTAGCTGAAATCAATTTATTCAGATTtcaaggttaaagtgaggcacttaaattggaagtgaatggggccaatgtttggagggtttaaaggcagaaatgtgaagcttataattttgttaaagcacttacattaattcttctgttaaaacttgtgcattatttgagctgtaatgctgTTAAAATTGTTTGCTATGTCGACATGGCAAccgagttgtaaaattggatataacttaatacagaaaatgtaagcaattttatcatactaaagtcatgttaacatgcatattgtttatgtctcatggctatacttttgaaacagtgaatattttaatgtgtagtattggccccattcacttgtaagtgcctcaatgtaacctaaattttagttttttttgtaagaaaacgatttgaaataatttgtagtaatcaacatcaagccacaaatgctgttaattgagcttaacttgttttgaactttGTATTGTATAGAGCGGTAATCACAACCCcctacagacagacacatgataatgcccccatgccacaaacctgtatttaaattttaaaggggtcatgacatgggtttttttattgtattattatgttcccttaggtgcaattatagtattaatatatttttttttaagaaaaacttttaaaatctagtgatttatgaccttttcccaccctgtttctcatcctctgattcaaacagtctgttttgggggcgttttccatttaagactttagtgttaacgcccactgttatgattggctaacgtcagtgcctatgtatcaattattgacgctcccagccagaacaatatgcaagtaaactaagtaaaaacactgtgattattcataatgaatgaaattgcgctttaaaaagtagtttaaagtttaaaatagattacttacagtttgcgtcgtcgttgttcccagaatagtcggcacggacttatctttgagcaacagttttctggcaaagccagcatcatattgagatttgttctcaaaacagtcatccttaaaatgtacagaacaaacgctcaAGTTAACACTtaactgggacgtccgcaaaaaataaactgcatccatttttccctgacgtctggatctttcggcagcttattcagaggttttgtttgaccacagccaggaatagcacatctgtgtggcatcgtaattttcctgtgcacaagtagtctctgtcagagctcgctgtccatcgactgaacacttgtgaggcgacggcaatactgaaatgagcgtagttgtcttggcgcttaaagcgtagttatcttgtgctggaggcggtcatatgcaaacgctggtacgtcacttctaaccgtcacgtcacttctaaccatgaatccagaacgagctgtattttgagcttgattaaataaatgattcgtttagaatggggaggacgtcttaaaatattaaacttgcaggacgttttaatgatacaaagacctcttatataccaaaagatcaaggcaaatttggtttctcatgtcatgacccctttaaaaagcactgcaaaaatgaaacaatattgaatatttaattaatatatctAAACTACAGCATAAAATTGTGCCTGCTGATTAGAGGcattttttctaattatttgtaATGAACAATAGCGAGACAAACAGACCAAGTAGTAGGGGaacagttaaaatatttttttttacaataagtcaagtcaagtcaagtcaagtcaagtggtttttattgtcgtttcaaccatatacagttagtacagtacacagcaaaacgagacaacgttcctccaggaccatggtgctacataaaaacaacaaaggaccaacataggaccacatgagactacacaacgaaataaaatacctatataaactacctatataaagtgcacgtgcaaacatgtgcaaaaagtacgggacagtacaacaaattactgacaatgaacaggacaatagacagtgcagcgccgaccagtactcagtagtgcaaaaagatgacagtttctaaaatgtaaacataacatactatgagatagtgttctatgcacatagcagttattga
Protein-coding sequences here:
- the LOC127654389 gene encoding toxin MIT1-like, translating into MRSSISFLFCLLLVSHGSTAVITGACEKDSQCGGDMCCAVSLWIRSLRMCIPMGQEGEECHPMSHKVPFFGKRLHHTCPCLPNLSCITISDGESKCLPPFPFQDHSL